One part of the Parachlamydiales bacterium genome encodes these proteins:
- a CDS encoding NAD(P)H-hydrate dehydratase — protein MKIVTSKEMAALEAKAYKDGMQEDEFMEEAGEGIAFIISDYIENHGLDPHVLLMCGKGNNAGDAYVAGQRLLEMEYDVTALQMVPIDQTVRLCRENYNKFLEAGGQIWDGSTPLEIFREVGIIVDGLFGTGFRGTVQEPFASIIDFANKSGKPIIAIDIPSGLNGETGAIEGEVVVAAETAFLGLPKVGFFLREGWDCVGKLRYVDFGLPDQYIDKHATKMTLLTSDFLKPLLPKLRRSRHKYQAGYVVGLAGSLEMPGAALLSSTAALHGGAGIVRLMYPAEMRGELTSAPFELIKTSYEPKDTAGILAHMNKATAVFIGPGLGKTKHIDHLLGEIIPRIEVPCVIDADALNFLAAHKVQLPGNTILTPHHGEFARMAGIKSIEEVDNNLLDICQKYAEDHKATLVLKGGPTFIFHPGKPIAVSPMGNPGMATAGSGDVLTGLIAAFLAQGMPPAQAAMMGVFVHGNAGEHAAMDHTSYCMTASDIINYLPEALMFVEI, from the coding sequence ATGAAGATTGTCACGTCGAAAGAAATGGCCGCGCTGGAAGCAAAGGCTTACAAAGATGGAATGCAGGAAGATGAATTCATGGAAGAAGCCGGTGAAGGGATAGCCTTTATTATAAGCGATTATATTGAAAACCACGGCTTAGATCCACACGTTCTCCTCATGTGCGGAAAAGGCAATAATGCAGGTGACGCATATGTTGCAGGGCAACGATTGCTAGAGATGGAATATGATGTGACAGCATTGCAAATGGTACCTATTGATCAAACTGTCCGCCTATGCCGTGAAAATTATAATAAGTTCCTCGAAGCCGGCGGTCAGATATGGGATGGTTCTACTCCCCTTGAGATATTCCGTGAAGTGGGTATTATTGTCGACGGACTCTTCGGTACAGGCTTCCGCGGTACTGTCCAAGAGCCTTTCGCTAGCATCATCGATTTTGCCAATAAATCAGGCAAGCCCATCATAGCCATCGACATCCCTTCAGGACTAAATGGGGAAACAGGGGCTATTGAAGGCGAAGTCGTCGTAGCAGCCGAAACAGCTTTCTTAGGACTTCCCAAGGTAGGTTTTTTTCTGCGCGAAGGTTGGGATTGCGTAGGCAAGCTCCGCTATGTGGATTTTGGATTGCCTGATCAATACATTGACAAGCATGCCACCAAGATGACGCTGCTTACCTCCGACTTTCTAAAACCACTACTTCCAAAATTGCGACGCAGCCGCCATAAATACCAAGCCGGATATGTTGTCGGGCTGGCAGGATCCCTTGAAATGCCCGGCGCAGCTTTACTTTCCTCCACAGCCGCTTTGCATGGGGGAGCAGGTATTGTGCGTTTGATGTACCCTGCCGAAATGCGCGGTGAGCTGACTTCTGCCCCTTTTGAACTCATCAAAACATCCTACGAGCCAAAAGATACTGCCGGAATACTGGCGCACATGAACAAAGCCACTGCAGTGTTCATCGGTCCGGGACTAGGGAAAACAAAACACATAGACCACCTGCTAGGTGAAATCATCCCCCGCATTGAAGTGCCCTGCGTCATTGACGCCGATGCTTTGAATTTCCTTGCCGCACATAAAGTCCAGCTGCCCGGCAATACCATATTGACGCCCCATCACGGCGAATTTGCACGCATGGCAGGCATCAAGTCTATCGAAGAAGTCGATAACAACCTTTTAGATATCTGCCAGAAATATGCTGAAGATCATAAAGCTACCCTCGTGTTAAAGGGAGGGCCTACCTTTATTTTCCATCCTGGAAAACCCATTGCCGTCAGCCCTATGGGCAATCCCGGAATGGCAACCGCAGGTAGCGGAGATGTCCTGACTGGACTTATCGCCGCCTTCCTTGCCCAAGGGATGCCGCCTGCCCAAGCAGCAATGATGGGAGTCTTCGTCCATGGAAACGCCGGAGAGCATGCCGCAATGGACCATACCTCCTATTGTATGACTGCATCAGACATCATCAACTATCTTCCTGAAGCGTTAATGTTTGTGGAGATTTAG
- a CDS encoding protein kinase: MATASVLPCVFGSYHTIENSPYRRLVIEDHHNKILLTLKIITSTAQNCLSRSPLNGMYTLIKVYDPLFFSKTVHVNPTKLRSDNPEIQGLLEKGEIDKVIRLIQEKQGITQFFFMYNNERNFPLLPRPKNEPLRNIPFNLKQLFDLVAEIEKNKVQWLAEASGKEVWLRKKVQVKGTCHEDFVVKVDVFSEDRLCKEEIGRIDVKMAYIIEGSLKKVFKCLNYETLRITAGLYAQTGEDKDKGRIETEVVVQGRLNDYIYEEIHPEAERHFVLSKSIDVREKTGNPEVEKIKFTQTYYKDSSLFEIIEMDMMPDGSPYTLRIKKNFALDILSAFEYLHSLGILHRDTKPENIIIEFSHIFRRYIARLSDFDLSKEKGMLVNRGTPGYLAPEISMGHVADERADLYALGKCLCAPSYEPWWIVEKDAVIGYNPDILAERVRCANCYVRPSNTQSWDWFIWKLNHLDRNQRFNNAKEAREYLINNVT, from the coding sequence ATGGCAACGGCTTCGGTCTTACCGTGTGTATTTGGTTCATATCACACCATTGAAAATTCACCCTATCGCCGTTTAGTCATAGAAGATCATCATAACAAAATATTACTTACGCTGAAGATAATTACCTCGACTGCCCAAAATTGCTTAAGCCGCAGTCCTCTAAATGGCATGTATACACTTATAAAAGTTTACGATCCCCTTTTTTTCTCCAAGACAGTCCATGTCAATCCTACAAAACTCCGCTCTGATAATCCCGAGATCCAAGGGTTATTAGAGAAAGGTGAAATCGATAAAGTGATCCGACTTATCCAGGAAAAACAGGGCATAACTCAATTCTTTTTCATGTACAATAACGAAAGAAATTTTCCTCTTCTGCCCAGACCTAAAAATGAACCCCTCAGAAACATCCCTTTTAACCTTAAACAACTCTTTGATTTAGTTGCCGAAATAGAAAAAAATAAAGTGCAATGGTTAGCAGAAGCAAGCGGTAAAGAGGTGTGGCTGCGCAAAAAAGTTCAAGTAAAGGGAACGTGCCATGAAGACTTTGTAGTGAAAGTAGATGTGTTTTCCGAGGACCGACTATGCAAGGAGGAAATAGGGCGAATAGACGTCAAAATGGCTTATATCATAGAGGGTTCCTTAAAAAAGGTATTCAAATGTTTGAACTATGAGACCTTAAGGATTACAGCCGGGTTATATGCTCAGACGGGGGAGGATAAAGATAAAGGGAGAATTGAAACGGAAGTTGTTGTTCAAGGACGATTAAATGACTACATTTACGAAGAGATCCATCCCGAGGCAGAAAGACATTTTGTCCTATCTAAATCTATTGATGTGAGAGAAAAAACCGGAAATCCTGAAGTGGAGAAGATTAAGTTTACCCAGACATACTATAAGGATAGTTCGCTTTTTGAAATCATAGAAATGGATATGATGCCTGATGGATCTCCCTATACTCTTCGGATCAAGAAGAATTTTGCTCTAGATATTCTCAGCGCTTTTGAATACCTGCATTCTCTGGGAATTCTTCATCGAGACACAAAACCGGAAAATATTATCATAGAATTCTCTCATATTTTTAGACGTTACATAGCAAGACTAAGCGACTTTGATCTCTCTAAAGAGAAAGGAATGCTGGTCAATAGGGGCACTCCCGGATATCTTGCACCGGAAATTAGTATGGGACATGTAGCGGATGAACGCGCCGACCTCTATGCTCTTGGAAAATGCCTTTGTGCTCCTTCATATGAGCCTTGGTGGATTGTGGAAAAGGATGCGGTCATTGGCTACAATCCCGACATCTTAGCAGAAAGAGTAAGATGCGCCAATTGCTATGTTCGTCCTTCCAATACGCAAAGTTGGGACTGGTTTATTTGGAAACTAAACCACCTAGATAGAAATCAACGCTTCAACAATGCAAAAGAAGCGCGCGAATATCTAATAAACAATGTAACTTAG
- a CDS encoding UTP--glucose-1-phosphate uridylyltransferase, producing the protein MEKADIKPLKQYDYVQNLSLAQEGAELLKQGKAGCLIVAGGQGTRLGYNGPKGCFEISSGVTLFSMLSKKIHRSSFQSGRKLPVAIMTSQGNHQETVDYFKSHQYFELDPDQIDFFIQDELPVLSLEGTAMLDAEGNTIEAPAGNGVSLNAFAAQGLAKKWKSLGVEQVTFVQVDNLLSDPFDPLLLAYQSQGGQDVTLKAGLRGDTAEKVGVIVELNGRPGIVEYMEMDDEERIALNAHGKLLHACANLGMYCFRLDFIQKLYDMKALSLMPLHQARKSIPQANDELGYKSEYFIFDVLPFSEKTRVLLYPREDCFAPLKDRKDLDFLKTLLPKLN; encoded by the coding sequence ATGGAAAAAGCGGATATCAAACCTTTAAAGCAATATGACTACGTCCAAAACCTTTCCCTGGCTCAAGAGGGTGCAGAACTTCTAAAGCAAGGAAAGGCCGGGTGTTTGATTGTTGCCGGGGGGCAGGGAACGCGTTTGGGCTATAACGGACCGAAAGGGTGCTTTGAGATTTCTTCGGGAGTCACCCTCTTTTCTATGCTTTCCAAAAAAATTCATCGTTCCTCCTTTCAATCCGGACGGAAATTACCCGTCGCGATCATGACCTCCCAGGGAAATCATCAAGAGACAGTAGATTATTTCAAGTCACACCAATATTTCGAGTTGGATCCCGATCAAATAGACTTTTTTATCCAAGATGAGCTGCCCGTTTTAAGTTTGGAAGGCACTGCGATGCTGGATGCGGAAGGCAACACAATTGAAGCACCAGCAGGCAATGGAGTGAGTTTAAATGCCTTTGCAGCGCAAGGGTTAGCGAAAAAATGGAAAAGCCTTGGTGTAGAACAGGTTACGTTCGTACAGGTAGATAATCTACTTTCCGATCCCTTTGATCCCCTCCTACTCGCCTATCAATCTCAAGGGGGGCAAGATGTGACCCTAAAGGCCGGATTAAGGGGAGATACCGCAGAGAAAGTAGGAGTCATTGTCGAATTGAATGGCCGTCCAGGCATTGTCGAATATATGGAAATGGATGATGAGGAACGGATAGCCTTGAATGCTCACGGCAAACTTTTACATGCCTGCGCCAACTTGGGGATGTATTGCTTCCGATTAGATTTCATTCAAAAGCTATATGACATGAAAGCCTTAAGTCTAATGCCTTTGCACCAAGCAAGAAAATCCATTCCTCAAGCGAATGATGAATTAGGCTATAAATCTGAATATTTTATTTTTGATGTCCTGCCTTTTTCAGAAAAGACGCGCGTATTGCTATATCCGCGAGAAGACTGCTTTGCGCCTTTAAAAGATCGAAAAGACCTCGATTTTTTAAAAACTCTACTCCCTAAATTGAATTAG
- a CDS encoding protein kinase: protein MTGITPSASSATPLVYGSIQAKGPKQKMVVVMKDHHNNLIASGEIISRANYITKSHKEYYREILIVDDNKKFSKAYIKIGTIKAFQDTFKSIISKGILNKKDSQDAFFRSVMQHQGIDKFEQLNKLGMQIAISAGPKGEKSFTNYRLGKDQIFEVVSTIEKNKDTWIQEANAKGHWVKKTFNVSDPVWGEVKITVEIFPKTRQRLGDLGQIDIKMKHLGKGSLKNVHESFNYEKNKLHAGLYAKIDTDSTRTEEEIQAQTELIASFQAPDNKPHTKTTFAISKAVDVTHVIKPNKIYGKVKFTQPVFKAGSLSQVLSNGYLPNGQPLDSGIIKQFYIDVLISLSHMEKIGRVHRDVKDENIQVEYSKKLGRYVAKLADFDLSTKKNYDENASGTPAYAAPEIILVEGFDGRADLYSLGKVMSQQADPWWQKNADTGEWSIDFDKLIRIRSENTTPYKEPADHNSYPWFAWKMTHPDPNMRFQSAAEALSYYEKLPDPMAAGIDISAESQLEGNMEFWEQGDIPPEPEYTTYESQDEFVDDAVDEQNKTTQSESNISNKPLKEPEPRRNSMNF, encoded by the coding sequence ATGACAGGAATAACACCCTCAGCTTCCTCTGCGACTCCGCTTGTCTATGGATCTATACAAGCTAAGGGTCCAAAACAGAAAATGGTTGTTGTTATGAAGGATCATCATAACAACTTGATTGCCTCTGGAGAGATTATTTCCAGGGCGAATTATATTACCAAGTCCCATAAAGAATATTATCGGGAAATTCTTATTGTCGATGATAACAAGAAATTTTCAAAAGCCTATATAAAAATAGGTACGATTAAAGCCTTTCAAGATACATTCAAAAGTATTATTTCTAAAGGAATCCTAAATAAGAAAGACTCGCAGGATGCTTTCTTTAGAAGCGTCATGCAGCATCAAGGGATAGATAAATTTGAGCAGCTAAATAAATTAGGCATGCAAATAGCTATTTCTGCAGGACCAAAAGGCGAAAAGTCATTTACCAACTATAGATTAGGTAAAGACCAGATCTTTGAGGTGGTGTCCACAATAGAAAAGAATAAAGACACATGGATCCAAGAAGCTAACGCGAAAGGCCACTGGGTTAAAAAGACCTTTAATGTCTCCGACCCGGTGTGGGGTGAAGTTAAAATCACGGTAGAGATCTTTCCCAAAACTCGACAACGTTTGGGAGATTTAGGACAGATTGATATCAAAATGAAGCACTTAGGTAAAGGCAGTCTAAAAAATGTTCACGAATCGTTTAACTATGAAAAAAATAAACTGCATGCGGGCTTATATGCCAAAATCGACACGGATAGCACCCGGACAGAAGAGGAAATCCAAGCACAAACAGAGCTGATCGCAAGTTTCCAAGCCCCCGATAATAAACCCCATACAAAAACCACATTTGCCATTTCTAAAGCAGTAGATGTCACTCACGTGATCAAACCCAACAAAATTTACGGCAAAGTAAAGTTCACCCAGCCTGTGTTTAAAGCGGGGTCGTTATCCCAGGTTCTATCTAACGGGTACCTGCCTAATGGGCAGCCGTTGGATTCAGGGATAATAAAACAATTCTACATAGATGTTCTAATCTCTTTAAGCCACATGGAAAAAATCGGCAGGGTCCATAGAGACGTAAAAGATGAGAACATTCAAGTCGAGTATTCAAAAAAACTAGGGCGTTATGTCGCTAAACTGGCCGATTTTGATCTTTCAACGAAGAAAAATTATGATGAAAATGCGTCAGGAACACCAGCCTACGCTGCACCTGAGATTATTTTAGTGGAAGGATTTGATGGACGTGCCGATCTCTATAGCTTAGGCAAGGTCATGAGCCAACAAGCGGATCCTTGGTGGCAAAAAAATGCCGATACCGGGGAATGGTCCATCGATTTTGATAAGCTAATAAGAATTAGAAGTGAGAATACAACACCCTATAAGGAGCCCGCGGACCATAATAGTTACCCCTGGTTTGCATGGAAAATGACGCATCCTGATCCAAATATGCGCTTTCAATCTGCTGCAGAAGCTTTATCCTACTATGAAAAACTTCCTGATCCTATGGCTGCCGGGATCGATATTTCAGCTGAATCACAGCTGGAGGGGAATATGGAGTTCTGGGAGCAAGGCGACATCCCTCCCGAACCTGAATATACAACCTATGAATCTCAAGATGAATTTGTTGATGATGCCGTAGATGAGCAAAATAAAACCACTCAATCGGAATCGAACATCTCAAATAAACCGCTAAAGGAACCTGAACCGCGCAGAAATAGTATGAATTTCTAA
- a CDS encoding NAD(P)H-dependent glycerol-3-phosphate dehydrogenase, with the protein MRIAFLGLGTWGFALAHLLASKGYNVTSWTTKPQLAEHINSKREHPNLQGFMAPPTLSATTDMQEALSKAEIIIEAVTSAGVRPVFRQVKELKPPHCPIIMTSKGIEQDSGLILPDVVIEILGEEARNKVGILSGPSFAQEVIRGLPVSVVGAAYDFDAMMQVCEAFTTSTFRVYPNSDVQGVAYGGALKNIIAIACGVAEGLSLGYSCAAALMTRGLHEIRKLAIARGCKGETLNGLSGMGDICLTCTAPISRNFRYGYLLAQGLTPEAALKEIGMVVEGTYTCVSALQLSKQLQVAMPITEMVYKIVYLSMPPQYAVDLLMQRSVKQEHL; encoded by the coding sequence ATGCGTATTGCTTTTCTCGGATTAGGAACATGGGGTTTCGCCCTGGCTCACCTTCTAGCCTCCAAAGGTTATAATGTGACTTCATGGACGACCAAGCCGCAGCTTGCAGAACATATAAACTCTAAGCGTGAACATCCTAATCTTCAAGGGTTTATGGCGCCTCCTACCCTCTCTGCCACCACCGATATGCAAGAGGCCCTTTCCAAAGCTGAAATTATCATCGAAGCCGTCACCTCCGCCGGCGTCCGACCCGTTTTCCGCCAAGTTAAAGAACTGAAGCCCCCCCACTGTCCCATCATTATGACATCTAAAGGGATCGAACAAGATAGCGGCCTTATCCTGCCCGATGTCGTGATCGAAATCCTAGGTGAAGAAGCACGCAATAAAGTGGGTATCCTCAGCGGACCAAGCTTCGCCCAAGAGGTAATCCGTGGTCTTCCTGTCTCCGTCGTAGGCGCCGCCTACGACTTCGATGCAATGATGCAAGTGTGCGAAGCATTCACCACTTCAACCTTCCGCGTTTATCCCAACAGCGACGTCCAAGGAGTCGCCTACGGCGGCGCCTTAAAAAATATTATTGCTATAGCTTGCGGAGTGGCAGAAGGCCTGTCCCTAGGATACAGCTGCGCCGCTGCCTTGATGACGCGCGGTCTGCATGAGATACGTAAATTGGCTATTGCCCGCGGCTGCAAAGGCGAGACTTTGAACGGCCTTTCCGGAATGGGGGATATCTGCTTAACTTGTACAGCCCCCATCAGCCGTAACTTCCGCTATGGTTACCTGCTTGCCCAAGGGCTAACGCCCGAAGCGGCATTAAAAGAAATCGGAATGGTTGTCGAGGGAACATACACCTGTGTTTCAGCATTGCAGCTAAGTAAGCAACTTCAAGTAGCCATGCCAATTACAGAAATGGTATATAAAATAGTTTACTTATCCATGCCGCCCCAATATGCCGTAGATTTATTGATGCAGCGCAGTGTAAAACAGGAACATCTATGA
- a CDS encoding protein kinase has protein sequence MSIHTDSTANIPLIFGSLEIMGQEKKNLILMKDYHNNVLASAEIIPFIAYQALTDKGNYREVLFINEDKKKQRVFVKKNTLNIHAEVFKEWAQASLRSKAGEDAFFDHVNKYQGLDRYEHLNAMKMAIPVSVGAKGSKNTINRRLNRTQIFEVVSEIEKNKEVWIQEANNLGRWIKKTILITDEKLGTIKVTVEVYPNTRQRVGDLGQIDIKMKLIGKGSLKSVNESFNYERNTVTAGLYAKMFHENDRTSTEIDTQQAILASIDPTINPSEKKQFALSKAIDFRHPSTPPKAYVKVKFTQSLYREGSLLEVLLDEKLPNGTPLDSRMKKLFYIDLLKALKHMHKLKIVHRDVKSENVMIKYSKKLGRYVAKLSDFDLSTKKNNGLVAGTPPYAAPEIILNKDFDHRADLYSLGKALCFQPDPWWYDNGKTYIPNNMIIEDYLNTGQSPFFEPEDKNTYQWFSWKLTHPDVNQRFQSAAEALAYLEKLPDPVLDDLDLGAEMLLVKNVDLVEHMALTRQKNVNLLMDADKFPIKQELYTPDINLREKENKGGEPSAKRVREDGKNS, from the coding sequence ATGTCAATCCATACAGATTCTACCGCCAATATACCACTTATTTTTGGTTCGCTAGAAATCATGGGTCAAGAGAAAAAAAACCTTATCCTCATGAAGGATTATCATAATAACGTCTTAGCTTCAGCAGAAATTATTCCCTTCATAGCATATCAAGCGCTTACGGATAAAGGAAATTACCGCGAGGTTTTATTCATCAATGAAGACAAAAAAAAGCAGCGCGTCTTTGTTAAAAAAAACACCTTAAATATCCATGCAGAAGTTTTTAAGGAATGGGCTCAAGCTTCCTTACGTAGCAAGGCAGGCGAAGATGCTTTTTTTGATCATGTCAACAAATACCAAGGTTTAGATAGATACGAACATCTTAACGCCATGAAAATGGCTATACCTGTCTCGGTAGGTGCAAAAGGTTCCAAGAACACTATAAACCGCCGTTTAAATAGGACTCAAATTTTTGAGGTCGTTTCAGAAATAGAAAAAAATAAAGAAGTGTGGATTCAAGAAGCCAATAACCTAGGTCGATGGATTAAGAAAACAATCCTCATTACAGATGAAAAATTGGGGACTATCAAAGTCACTGTAGAAGTTTATCCTAATACACGGCAAAGGGTGGGGGATCTCGGGCAGATAGATATCAAAATGAAACTTATCGGAAAAGGAAGCTTGAAGTCTGTGAATGAGTCTTTTAATTATGAGAGAAACACTGTCACCGCAGGCCTCTACGCAAAAATGTTCCACGAGAACGATAGAACAAGTACCGAGATAGATACACAACAAGCGATCCTTGCGAGTATAGATCCTACTATCAATCCTTCTGAAAAGAAGCAATTTGCTTTGTCTAAAGCCATAGATTTTAGACACCCTTCCACGCCTCCTAAAGCTTATGTTAAAGTCAAGTTTACCCAGTCTCTTTATAGAGAAGGATCGCTACTGGAAGTTCTGCTGGATGAGAAATTACCTAATGGAACGCCCTTAGATTCAAGAATGAAAAAACTATTCTATATTGATCTCTTGAAAGCCCTAAAACATATGCATAAGTTGAAAATAGTTCATAGAGATGTCAAATCAGAAAATGTGATGATTAAATATTCGAAAAAACTAGGCCGCTATGTGGCAAAATTATCTGATTTTGATCTTTCTACGAAAAAAAACAACGGTTTGGTTGCAGGTACCCCCCCTTATGCAGCACCGGAAATAATATTAAATAAGGACTTTGATCATCGCGCTGATTTGTATAGCTTAGGAAAAGCATTATGCTTCCAGCCGGATCCTTGGTGGTATGATAATGGTAAGACATACATACCCAATAACATGATTATTGAAGATTATTTAAATACCGGTCAATCACCCTTCTTCGAGCCAGAGGATAAAAATACTTATCAGTGGTTTAGCTGGAAGCTTACACACCCTGATGTAAACCAGCGTTTTCAGTCCGCTGCAGAAGCTTTGGCTTATTTGGAGAAACTTCCCGATCCAGTATTAGATGACTTAGATCTGGGAGCTGAGATGTTATTAGTGAAAAATGTAGATTTAGTGGAACACATGGCCTTGACTCGCCAAAAAAATGTAAATCTACTCATGGATGCTGATAAATTTCCTATCAAACAAGAACTCTATACTCCTGATATTAACTTACGTGAAAAAGAGAATAAGGGGGGAGAGCCTTCGGCTAAACGCGTAAGAGAAGATGGAAAGAATAGCTAG
- a CDS encoding O-antigen ligase family protein gives MLLKGLLVFPLLAMIAFGLLLPSDGNHGVMSPKSLSFLAAGGSWVIFVIMQRKFSGRELRLLATCLAIVSLLLIWMGIGAIYKETPFASFFDQFKLFIITLSVVSMVLYYVEAGVLRPETVFKCAIYTNFFYSSLKVLGATLHVAKIVNILTFMSKIKIRFMSMDIHAGMIRLQTSVDIVTPFLLLFVLNSDRLGIRFPRGFRYAYVVIALVSVLLSFSRYLIAVSWISLFLYWVTTRPLKQLLAGVAAAMFLCLGVLVAGPSNVYKVVEKRLFSVDNYQSDQTRVDQVDAMSKEIACHPFFGKGLGGFAPDCVRDNHLLHSYEVQWVAFNMQLGFVGVALVLGSFLALGWYYWFPPYYLPKIAFAAMYALWLVSGFTNPFLISLTSGIMYSLFALAGRVLTEENKAAKLSIR, from the coding sequence ATGCTGCTAAAGGGGCTTTTAGTATTTCCCTTACTAGCAATGATAGCGTTCGGACTGTTGCTGCCTTCCGATGGAAATCACGGTGTAATGAGTCCAAAAAGCCTTTCCTTCTTAGCGGCGGGCGGCTCATGGGTGATTTTCGTTATTATGCAGCGCAAGTTCAGCGGCAGGGAGCTAAGGCTTCTAGCTACTTGCTTGGCTATCGTATCCTTGCTCCTCATTTGGATGGGGATTGGCGCTATCTATAAAGAAACTCCTTTTGCCAGCTTTTTTGATCAGTTCAAGCTATTCATCATTACATTGTCGGTCGTCTCAATGGTCTTGTACTATGTAGAGGCCGGTGTGCTTCGTCCGGAAACCGTTTTCAAGTGCGCCATCTACACCAACTTTTTTTATAGCTCCCTCAAGGTCCTGGGAGCCACTTTACATGTTGCTAAGATTGTCAATATTCTGACTTTCATGTCTAAGATCAAGATTCGTTTCATGAGTATGGACATCCATGCCGGAATGATACGTTTACAGACATCCGTTGATATTGTGACACCCTTTTTGCTCTTATTCGTGTTAAATAGCGATAGGCTCGGAATACGCTTTCCTCGCGGCTTCAGGTATGCCTATGTCGTTATCGCTCTTGTTTCTGTACTGTTAAGTTTCTCTAGATATCTCATTGCGGTGTCGTGGATATCCCTTTTCCTTTATTGGGTGACGACACGCCCTTTAAAACAGCTATTAGCTGGTGTAGCCGCCGCAATGTTCCTATGCCTGGGCGTACTAGTCGCTGGACCCTCTAATGTATATAAGGTTGTCGAAAAACGCCTCTTCAGTGTGGACAACTATCAGTCCGACCAAACCCGTGTCGATCAAGTGGATGCGATGAGCAAAGAAATTGCCTGCCATCCCTTCTTTGGTAAAGGTTTAGGAGGATTTGCGCCGGATTGTGTGCGGGATAACCATTTGCTGCACTCTTATGAGGTGCAATGGGTAGCTTTTAATATGCAGCTAGGCTTTGTAGGAGTTGCATTAGTACTAGGATCATTTCTTGCTTTAGGTTGGTATTACTGGTTTCCGCCCTATTACCTGCCTAAAATCGCTTTTGCTGCGATGTATGCCTTGTGGTTGGTGTCGGGATTCACTAACCCCTTCTTGATCTCGCTGACGAGTGGGATAATGTATTCGTTATTCGCACTAGCCGGACGTGTTCTGACAGAAGAGAACAAAGCAGCTAAGCTGTCTATTCGTTAA
- the waaF gene encoding lipopolysaccharide heptosyltransferase II — protein MSEFQSIQRIIVRMPNWLGDCVMATPILQDLRTRFPHAKITAMCQNSIGGLLLQDPNIDAIFSFKKPNGWIHRKQHNDIIEPIRLEKYDLGILLTNSFSSAWWFLRGKVKQRIGFEGNFRSYLLSKAIPFPKNVETQHLVDTYKDLLQPLGIPHSTTAPHLYVNEEERSHARDLLVRCGWNPQKHCLVGINPGAAYGTAKCWLPDRFKALTEKLLSDPRMFVVFFGDASGSPLVESICEGFPERVLNLAGKTTLRELLALIALCEAFLTNDSGPMHIAAALGTPLVALFGSTSDVKTGPYGDGPKVVIHKRVECSPCYKRVCPIDFRCMKRIETDEVYDAILSVRQHKC, from the coding sequence ATGTCAGAGTTTCAATCAATTCAAAGAATTATAGTACGGATGCCAAATTGGCTAGGGGATTGCGTCATGGCTACTCCTATATTGCAGGATTTGCGCACTCGATTTCCACACGCTAAAATCACTGCGATGTGTCAAAATTCTATTGGGGGTCTTTTATTACAGGACCCTAATATAGATGCGATCTTCAGTTTTAAAAAACCTAATGGGTGGATTCATCGCAAGCAGCATAATGATATTATTGAGCCTATCCGCTTAGAGAAATATGACTTAGGGATATTGCTAACTAACTCATTTTCATCCGCTTGGTGGTTTTTACGCGGCAAGGTCAAACAACGTATCGGGTTTGAGGGAAATTTCAGGTCTTACCTATTATCAAAAGCGATCCCATTTCCAAAGAATGTTGAAACACAACATCTTGTGGATACATATAAAGATTTGCTCCAGCCATTGGGAATTCCCCATTCTACGACTGCGCCGCATCTTTATGTCAATGAAGAGGAAAGATCCCACGCAAGAGACTTATTGGTTCGTTGCGGCTGGAATCCTCAGAAACATTGCTTAGTAGGCATTAATCCCGGGGCTGCGTACGGAACGGCGAAGTGCTGGCTCCCAGATAGGTTTAAAGCTTTGACAGAGAAGCTTTTAAGTGATCCTAGGATGTTTGTTGTCTTTTTTGGAGACGCATCGGGCTCCCCTTTAGTGGAAAGTATTTGCGAAGGCTTCCCTGAAAGAGTACTGAATCTCGCCGGTAAGACAACTCTACGCGAGCTGCTGGCTTTGATCGCATTATGTGAGGCGTTCCTGACAAATGATAGCGGGCCTATGCACATTGCTGCTGCTTTGGGCACACCATTGGTCGCACTTTTTGGTTCGACTAGCGATGTGAAGACAGGACCTTATGGCGATGGGCCGAAAGTTGTCATCCATAAAAGAGTGGAGTGTTCTCCTTGTTATAAGCGAGTTTGTCCTATTGACTTTAGGTGTATGAAGCGTATAGAAACAGACGAAGTGTATGATGCAATATTAAGTGTGCGCCAACATAAGTGCTGA